A single window of Nicotiana sylvestris chromosome 3, ASM39365v2, whole genome shotgun sequence DNA harbors:
- the LOC138888456 gene encoding uncharacterized protein, with amino-acid sequence MTTASEQDQLRLERFKRYKPPEFSGLASKDALGFLDDCYRILRTMDLFLREYVPQSLRNAWCTEFEHLHQGAMTVSEYVIRYTSLARHAPALVATVRERVRRFIEGLIPSIRSSMALVLEMDILSAALPAVSSAPSPPRPQQPYYAPPVSSAPSVRGAFRGYHQLKIQELDILKTAFRTRYGHYEFLVMSFGLTNAPTTFMHLMHSVFRPYLDSFVIVFIDDILVYSRSREDHEQHLRTMLQALREKKLYAKFSKHEFWMDSMAFLGHVVSSEGIRVDLKKVEAVQGVLRIGTSLNKVLGDVGASG; translated from the exons aTGACAACGGCTTCCGAGCAAGATCAgctaaggcttgagaggttcaagaggtacaagcctcctgagttcagtggtctagcatcgaaagatgctctgggatttcttgatgattgttaccgcattctccgtactatGG atctgttcctaagggagtatgttcctcagagtcTCAGGAACGCATggtgcacagagtttgagcatttgcaccagggtgctatgactgtttcagagtatgttatccgttacactagtttggctaggcatgcaccagccttggttgctactgttcGCGAgcgggttcgccggtttattgaggggcttattcccagcatcaggtctagcatggctcttgtgttggagatggatattttaTCAGCAG ctcttccagcagtcAGTAGTGCTCCatctcctcctaggcctcagcagccttattatgcacctccggtttctagcgcacCTTCTGTGCGGGGGGCTTTCAGAG gttaccatcagttgaagattcaggagctagATATTTtgaagactgccttcaggactcggtatggtcattacgagttccttgtcatgtcatttgggctaaccaatgccccaacaacttttatgcatttgatgcacagtgtgtttagGCCATATCtcgactcattcgtcattgtctttattgatgatattcttgtatactcccggagtcgagaagatcacgagcaacacctgaggacaatGCTTCAGGCCTTGAGGGAAAAGAAAttgtatgcaaagttctcgaaacaTGAGTTTTGGATGGATTCCATggctttcttgggtcatgtggtgtCAAGTGAGGGTATACgggtggatctgaagaaagtagaggcagtgcagg gagttttaaggattggtacaagtttgaataaggtattaggtgatgttggtgcttctggttga
- the LOC138888455 gene encoding uncharacterized protein, whose amino-acid sequence MSEPVVPKTTAPMSRPPPPYAQRLAKQNSENKFKRFIDMMKSLSINVSLVEALEQMSGYVKFMKDLVIKKRSMNRETIKMTYQVSAIVYSVAHKLEDPGAFTIPCTIGSTNFAKALCDLKAIINLMPYFVFKTLEIGKPRPTSMRLQMADQTMKIPLGIIDDVLVRVDKFIHPTDFVILDCEVDYEDVIVDDASATMNVEDKCCVAKF is encoded by the exons atgTCGGAACCGGTAGTGCCAAAGACTACTGCACCAATGTCAAGACCTCCTCCTCCATATgctcaaaggcttgcaaagcaaAACAGTGAGAATAAATTCAAAaggtttattgatatgatgaagagtttgtccATAAATGTGTCATTGGTTGAAGCCTTGGAACAAATGTCGGGATATgtaaaattcatgaaggacttggtaatcAAGAAAAGATCTATGAATCGTGAGACAATTAAGATGACatatcaagtgagtgcaattgtgtACTCAGTGGCTCATAAGTTGGAAGATCCGGGTgctttcacaatcccttgcacTATTGGGAGCACCAATTTTGCCAAAGCTTTATGTGATCTCAAGGCaattatcaacttgatgccctactttgtgttcaaaactttggaaattgggaaaccaagacccacatccatgaggttgcaaatggcggatcAAACAATGAAGATacctttgggtattattgatgatgtgttggttcgAGTTGACAAGTTCATCCACCCGACGgactttgtgattcttgattgtgaagtggactacgAG GATGTGATTGTTGATGATGCTAGTGCCACAATGAATGTTGAGGACAAATGCTGTGTTGCTAAATTTTGA